AGTTTGTGTTCCCGAGATCTTAAACACTCGTGGTTGAATCGACGGTGTCGATCCGATAGGAACAAATCGtatcattattttattatccGGGGAATTCTCCGATATATGATCATCAGTAGTAGATCCTTCTGTTGGGTTTGATAActtctgttgttgttctaaAGGCAACTTTCTCTCTAGTACGattgatgttgataatgGTATTTTGCTTGGGATTGGGTCTTGCTGTAAGGATATGgatggtgatgataaaGACGATGATGATTGACTACCAGTatcatcgtcatcgtcatcttcagaatgaattatttttgaCATAATACTGAATTCTGCGAAACTTCAATGTAGATACTATCATTTACTTGACTGAAATACTGAAGACAAGGTTGATATATCCCACTTCTGTactttatatttttttgccaGACTGCACATATCTCAAACTTTGAGTCAATTACAATTCTAGCCTTTcaataagaataaaaaactGGAACATCTTACACACAACCTTAAAAAAacaggaaaaaaaaaaaaaaaaaacaaaaaaactaCACACCCAAATTATATTTCCAGTCGTTCCATTGCCTCCTGTCAAATATTacttaaagaaaaagacaACAACCACACTTGACATGTCGGAAACAGATCATTCAGAAACTAGTGAATCCACTATTGAGCCAttccaatttgaaaaagttaTGGAAAACTTGGAATCTGGAGCTCAGGACGCGTTACAGTCCAAGGATTTCTTATCTTATAGTACATTATtggatatttatttaagcgatccaacaaaatattccaatgaagaaaaagagcAATTACTAGGTCATATATTGACTATTCTTTCGGATAACAAACTGTTAACATATGAAATAGGTTGGGATTTGCcacaattattgatattgtatGTTGATTCCGATTTTGAATTCCATGGCCCTATTAGAGACTCCCCTGGAGTAtataaaattttaaaaatttttgaaaatttggcAATTAATGGTAATCACAAGgaattatttttgaaaagcTGTGAATTGTTAAACAATTTGGAATTATCTCAAGATGAAGacattgaattattaaaacgtgaaaatttctttgaaatcaaattgtattgtgtatttgaattaattgatgcCTGCTTGAAGAAAATCCATACGTTGTATCCATCAAGGTTTTTGGCCATGACAGTCAGCTCTTTCAATAATCTTATGTTCAAATTAACAAAACAACATGGTAGTTTAGGGAATTACCATTTTGTCATGAAAAGAGTTTATAGTTTCTGCAGAAACTATATTAGCCCACCATTACCCAGCAATGCTAAGGAAATGCCTCAAGAGGAGTTGGACAAGATTgttaaagatgaagaataCTTACAAAGAAGATTATTGACTGGGTTTCTTACTCAGGTGATATATATGGCTAATATAAATGGAACTGAAGGTTACTCAATTGACCATTTCAGTTGGTTACAACATCaatccaaatcaaaaatcaaatttgaatttgaaatagATAGTGCATTCTGTGATCGATTTGTCGAATTGGCATCTTCATTCGATATCGACTTGTTGAAATGTTTTCAGAACTTCATTACCGACTCccataaattattaattggcATAGaatacaaaaataaaaccaaatcGGACGatgaaataattgaaattatttttgaaagagTTGTTGTAGATTACCAGAAGAATATTTTAACCAGTATTGTCAACGGTGATGCTAAAGCTATTCAGGATTCGATTATTGGTGAGTTGATTTTATTCACTCATGCGATAGCAGGAAAGAAATGTTTTACCAAACCAACAATGTCAATCCATGATTCGTTAGTGATGACTTTACGTTTGATCATTCCTCAAATGGTAAACCCAAAATTCATCAACTATGGTAACCATGATATAGTTGTGTTTTGGGTATGGTTTGCattatatcaacaacaaattatcaattcaaaaaatttgcAATTGGAGATCTCTTATATTCCTAAAGTTTTATTGACAACATTTTTCCAATGCttgttatttattattattaaatctgACGGGAGACCAAATTTCAAGTACATGCTATTGACATTATTGACAAAATTGTTGACATTATCGCCTGATACTGGGTATGAATTCATTAAGGACTCACTAAATAATTGTCCTTACGAATCGGTGTATCCTTCTTTAATTGGAGtatataaacaattgttgttgaatgaAAGGTCTGATGTAAATAGTATTGAATTGGAGAAGTTGAATCTCtcttctacttcttcttcttcttcaacaacaaatggCCCACCAAAATTGCCACCAAGAAATGGGGTCAAGAGAAAGCATTATTCGTTGACTAATGAATCTTTAAATGATTTGGTAGATTTGATCAGTGCTTCACTGAAAAATGCATTCATCGAAGATAATACAAAGATTGATCCAACTAAATTATCGACTATTGCCGCATACTTGAATCTATTAGTGGCTATAAAGAAAGACCCAGTaatcattgaaaataaGGAAAAGCTAaacattttgatttcatcaATCGAAAACAAGATCAAGAGTGTTAAAAAGTCAACACAAAATCAATTCGAATTAAATGCTGCTGGTATGCTTGAGCTTACAATTGAAAGATTCaatgaataatatatatgtaGCTACGTATTTATGTATTACCACCtaccttttctttttcttgttggaATTCCTATCGTCTACTAATGGTCCCCAATAAACAAAGAATCCTTCTTTCGTTGATGATATTTCCTCTTCCATTTGTAACTCTTGGTCATCAATAAACGGATCCTCAAAATCGTATTTTCCAACTTTTCTAATCATTTTCACTTCATGTTGACGGTATAATTGTTCTTCAGTTAATTCTTTCCCtttctgttgttgattCAGTGACACCCCACTACTTCCATTGACCCCTGAAGCCAGCTTTGATTGTTGTGTTTGTTGAGATGGTAAAGGTGAAGGAGGTGGTTGGTTTTCCACGATTTCTATAATGTCATCATCGTCCTCATTATCGTCATcgtcttcatcatcaatcatATCATCGATTACATCAATAgctgattttgatttaggATGCATTATTCCCCATCCATATTTTTCTTCAGCAAGCTTGAGAACATTCACTATCACTTCAGCTTTACCAGGTTGTGGGTCTTTAGGATTCAATAATGGAATATTTAATGCAATTATCGGTGGTTCTGGTTTCTCCTTCTCCTTCTCCTtctccttttcttttagtGTTGgtctttcttctttcttggAAACTGGAGTGTCCTCTTGCTTTGTTTCTTTAGTGCcttctatttttttgtcCTTGTTATTTCTTTGTGCAGTCTGCTTGTCATCGGTTTTAGACGTTTCTGGTTCGGAATcattattcaataaatctATTACTGTTGGTGCAGATAGTTTAACAGCAGCTGGAGAATCGTTTTTATCAGTTATGGCACCTAAGTTTGACAGCTGCTTCGAAGCAGTTTTATCTGCCTTTTTGTCTAGCGAAGGTGACTTTTGTAGACCAGCCGATGTAATCGAAGAAGGTTTCTGGGCAATTTTTACTTGACTAGCAGAATTATCCTGTTTTTCAGgacttttctttttggtaGTCGCTGTAGTTGTTGCTGTCGTGGAGGAAGATACAGCTTGACGTTTTTTGGGatcaaacaatttaatatttgctctctttcttttggaTGTGCTCGCATTGGAGTTACCagaattattgttttctgAAATTGGTGTGGGCACAGGTCCAGGTATTggttcatcatcaatattaataatagatGTGATTGATGTTTTGCTTGGTGAAGTTTGATTCGTGATGGGGttcaaatgaaaattggtttgaaattttttaacCTGGTCAATTGAAATAGTAGTTTTCGTTGGCGGAGTATTCCCCTTTTGAATATTTGGTTTGATTGCCTTGTACTGTTTTGaagatgttgttgatttggttgCAGGTGGTGAAACTCGCTTCGAAActggttttgattttggttcTGGTTTAGGTATTTGCAATGAACCTAACTCTGCTTCTCCAGAAGATGTAGACTCTTGAGAATCATCGATTACTATCACTTCACTCTCCACGGGTCCAGCATTAAAGGATGTTTGAAATTTGGAAACCATTTCCAGAATGGGTATTGCTTTTCGATCATTATGAACAGTATTCTTTGACGAcgttgatgatgatgtcaGTTTCTGTGCTTGCCCGGGAAGTTGTGATGAAGGCGTAGAACTTGAATCTAATAAAGATGATATGGAAATGTTATTCTTACCAGAAGCCATTagttaaattcaatattcaaatttggGATTGATTTATGcttcaaaatttgaaatgtTGCAAAGTTTTTAGTTGTTTATGTATGTGAATTAACTTGCTTTActaacaattttatttctatgtgtatatattttttttttgttgttgttgttgttt
This is a stretch of genomic DNA from Candida dubliniensis CD36 chromosome 1, complete sequence. It encodes these proteins:
- a CDS encoding autophagy-related protein (12), putative (Similar to S. cerevisiae ATG12;~Similar to C. albicans ATG12), coding for MSKIIHSEDDDDDDTGSQSSSSLSSPSISLQQDPIPSKIPLSTSIVLERKLPLEQQQKLSNPTEGSTTDDHISENSPDNKIMIRFVPIGSTPSIQPRVFKISGTQTVSTLNKFLCKKLKFKGVLNLYIQNSFMPLPDESIGSLYGLFKTNNELIISYCNTIAFG
- a CDS encoding redox regulator, putative (Similar to S. cerevisiae YBP1;~Similar to C. albicans YBP1), producing MSETDHSETSESTIEPFQFEKVMENLESGAQDALQSKDFLSYSTLLDIYLSDPTKYSNEEKEQLLGHILTILSDNKSLTYEIGWDLPQLLILYVDSDFEFHGPIRDSPGVYKILKIFENLAINGNHKELFLKSCELLNNLELSQDEDIELLKRENFFEIKLYCVFELIDACLKKIHTLYPSRFLAMTVSSFNNLMFKLTKQHGSLGNYHFVMKRVYSFCRNYISPPLPSNAKEMPQEELDKIVKDEEYLQRRLLTGFLTQVIYMANINGTEGYSIDHFSWLQHQSKSKIKFEFEIDSAFCDRFVELASSFDIDLLKCFQNFITDSHKLLIGIEYKNKTKSDDEIIEIIFERVVVDYQKNILTSIVNGDAKAIQDSIIGELILFTHAIAGKKCFTKPTMSIHDSLVMTLRLIIPQMVNPKFINYGNHDIVVFWVWFALYQQQIINSKNLQLEISYIPKVLLTTFFQCLLFIIIKSDGRPNFKYMLLTLLTKLLTLSPDTGYEFIKDSLNNCPYESVYPSLIGVYKQLLLNERSDVNSIELEKLNLSSTSSSSSTTNGPPKLPPRNGVKRKHYSLTNESLNDLVDLISASSKNAFIEDNTKIDPTKLSTIAAYLNLLVAIKKDPVIIENKEKLNILISSIENKIKSVKKSTQNQFELNAAGMLELTIERFNE